In Funiculus sociatus GB2-C1, the genomic window TAAAAACGGGGAATTAAAAAAAGTAGTTTAAAGATAGGGAATTTCATATTTTTAAAGTAGGGAAAGATAGGATAAGTGGCAAATTCATTTAAAATTCTGTGAGAAATAAAATAATAATTATTTATTTTGAATAGCTTGAGGAATTGAATCAGAGGAGAAATATGGTTGCCTTGCAGAAGCGATCGCTATCCCAAAACCTGAGATAGTTGGCACGGGGACGCTGCCCCAGACTGGTTAAAATAAAAAAAGAAACAGTAGAACAACACATGACCTCAACCCTGTTCAAAATCGCACCTGCACCCGCTCCTACCCTGCACAAGTTGCCCAACGGTCTAACCATTGTGGCTCAGCAGATGCCTCTTGAGGCTGTGAATCTCAACATTTGGCTAAACGTCGGCTCATGTGTTGAGTCAGATCCCATCAACGGAATGGCTCACTTTTTGGAACACATGGTTTTTAAAGGGACACCGCAGCTAAAAAGTGGGGAATTTGAGCTACTGATTGAACAGCGGGGTGCGGTGACAAACGCAGCTACCAGCCAAGATTACACTCACTACTACATCACATCTGCCCCTAAAGATTTTGCCCAGTTGGCACCATTGCAGCTGGATGTGGTACTGAATCCCAGCATTCCAGATGATGCCTTTGAAAGAGAGCGATTGGTAGTTTTAGAAGAAATTCGCCGTTCGGAAGATAATCCCCGTCGCCGCACTTTCCAACAAGCGATGGAGGTGGCATTTGAACAGTTGCCTTACCGCCGTCCGGTACTGGGGCCAGCATCGGTAATTGAGCAGTTGACGGCGCAGCAGATGCGCGATTTCCACGCCAGCAACTATCAACCCCAGGCGATGACCGCGGCAGTAGTGGGCAATTTGCCTGTAGAAGAATTAATTGAAATAGTGGCAGAGGGATTTTCCACACTCGGTAGTCAGACAACAAACAACAAACAACAAACAACAAGCAACCCTGAAGCAGCGTTTAAAGAAATTGTGCGGCGCGAGTATGTTGACGAAAGTGTACAACAGGCGCGGCTGGTGATGGTTTGGCGAGTGCCAGGATTAAAGCAACTGTCCGAAACTTACCCGCTGGATGTGTTGGCGGTGATTTTGGGACAAGGCCGGATGTCGCGACTGTTTAGGGATTTGCGAGAAGATAGACACCTGGTATCGCATATTGGGGTGAGCAATATGAGCCAGCAGCTTCAGGGAGTATTTTATATTGGGGCGCAGTTACCTCTGGAGAATGTGGCAGAGGTAGAAGCAGCGATCGCGCAGCACATCCGTACCTTACAATCTGAGCTAGTAACCGAAGCTGAGATGTCCCGCGTCCGGACACAAGTGGCGAATCGGTTTATTTTTGGGAATGAATCGCCAAGCGATCGCGCTAACTTGTACGGTTATTATCATTCTCTAATGGGTGACTTAGAGCCAGCTCTAACTTACCCGGCGCGAATTCAATGCCTTGATGCTGAAGACCTTCGCATAGCTGCTCAACAGCATCTCTCCCCAGATGCTTACGGTGTGGTTGTCGTTAAGCCAGCATAATTTTTTCTCACCGCAAAGAAGAAACCCTCTAGCTACGCAAAAAGGGTTTCTTCTTTGCGTAGCGGTAATGTAGTAAAGTGTTACAGCAGTCGCTAAGGCGATTAGAACACAGCCAAATACTGAAACCTTTGCCAGTCAATCTTTTGAAGTCGATAGTCTCCAGAAAAGCCTGTGTCAGTAATTCAGGTCAACGGAATTGATTTGTACTACAACATTCAAGGTTCCAGCGAAAACGAGTCATTACTGCTGATAGCGGGGTTTGACAGTGACAGTTCAACTTGGGCTGCAATGATGCGATCGCTAGTTAAGCAGTATCAGGTGCTTCGCTTTGATAACCGAGGAGTTGGGCAAAGTGAAGCGCCAAACAGTCCTTACAGCATCAAACAAATGGCGGCTGATGCAGCCGCGCTGTTGGATTACTTGAGCATTTCTCAAGTCCATGTAGCAGGTCATTCAATGGGTGGACAGATTGCTCAAGAACTGGCTTTGGCATATCCAGAAAAAATCCAAAGTTTGATACTCCTCTCATGTTGGGCAAAGGGAGATGAAAAGTTTAATTCACTCATCAAATTGTTTGGCGACTTGACACAGAAATTAGAGGGAAGGCTTTATCAGAGGGTTCTCTTACCTTGGCTGTTTACCGATGCGTTTTACTCGATTCCAGGGGCAATGGAACAACTCATCACCTTGATTGAAAATCAACCATTTGGGCCGACACCTCATGGACTATATCACCAAAGCCGAGCTATTCTTGACAGCGATACCAGCGATCGCCTTGCAGACATTCATTGCCCTACACTCGTTATTGTTGGGAAAGAAGACCTGCTTACTCCAGTCAGATTTTCGGAGCAACTAGCTCAAGGTATGCCCAATGCTGAACTAGCTATCCTAGAGCAAGGTGGTCACGCCTTTGTGGTAGAGTCGGCGGCTACTGTAGCGAAGGTCATGCTTGATTTTCTGGCGAAGCATAGACAACGCATCCTACGGATGGGCTGAGTCGGAGCCAGGGGATTAGTGGTTAGCTGTTGCCTCGGCTGTTAGTAAGCCAGTAGGAAATCATGCTGATCGGGTACAGGCGATCGCACTTTCAGGAGAAGTCTTCCCTCTCACCAAAGCATCACTCTTAAGGCGGATTCTTCTCAGGGAGTAACTCGGCTTGAATGGAGAAGACCGTGTATGCATACGGATGGCTCTTTATGAAGCGCGACGCCACAGGCAAGTTTGTTAGCAATTGGAACTCGGAGACAAAACAAAGAGTTAGCGTATCTCTGACCAATACAGCATGGCGATCGCTTGATCAAGAAGCTCATAAACGAGGAATTTCTCGCTCTGAAGTCATTGAACGCTTTGCCCGCACTCTTGAAAGCGAACAGTTGCTCGCAGCCCAAGAAACTGAGGGCAAGGTGGCAATGATTCTTGAAAGCATTACGGATGCGTTTGTCGCCTTCGATCGCGACTGGCGCTACACCTACGTGAATCAGGCGGCGACTAAAATTCTGCACAAAATGCCAGAAGAGCTACTGGGAAAGCACGTTTGGAACGAGGTTTTTCCTGAGTTGGTCGGCGGAATTGCATATCGGGAACTACATCGGGCAGTGGCACAACAGGTTCCTGTTTCCTGGGAAGAATTTGGGGAACCTGTCCAGTGTTGGTTAGAGGCAAATGCCTATCCCTCTACAGCAGGGGTAGCCATTTATTTTCGAGATGTGACCGCTCGCAAGCAAGCGGAGGCAGAACGAGAACAATTGTTGCATGAGCTTGAAATTGAACGCGCCCGATTTGAAGCCGTTTTGCGACAGATGCCTGCTGGAGTCATGATTGCCGATGCGGCATCTGGTAAATTAGTTCTGGCTAACGAACAAACCAAGCAAATTGTTGGGTATGGCTATGAACAGTTGCTTGAGCTTGAAGACTATGCAGCCATTATTCCATCTGAAATCTTTCGCTTAGATGGTCAACTCTATTCGCCTCATGAGTATCCATTGGCGCGATCGCTAAAAACAGGTGAAGTTGTTACCAACGAAGAGATAGCAATTCATCGAGATGATGGTAACTGCATTTTCGTTAACGTCAACTCAGCACCAATTTTAGATAACCAGGGGCAGATTGTTGCAGCTGTTGCTATCTTCCAAGACGTGAGCGAACAGCAAGCTGCGCTACGCGAACGCCAACGTGTAGAGCAAGCCTTACGCGAGAGCGAATCGCGGCTACGAGGATTATTGGAGGCGAATCTCATTGGCATTATTGTTGGCGATTTTCAAGGCAATATTCTGGAAGTCAACGAGGCTTGGCTTGCCACTTTAGGTTACACGCGAGAAGAAGTTTTATCGGGAGAGGTAAACTTCCTGGAGATTACTCCACCGGAGTTTCGGCATTTAGACGAGCAAGCAATGGCACAGATGAAACAAGTTGGTCGCCATGCGCCGTTTGAGAAAGAATACATTCGTAAAGATGGTCGCCGAGTTCCCGTCTTGGTGGGAACTGCCTATTTAGGAGGACCCAACAATTTAGGTGTAGGCTTCTTAATCGACTTAACAGAGCGCAAACGCTTGGAATCAGAACTGCGGCAGCGAGAGCAACAGTTCAAAATGGTGGCTGAAAATGCCCCGGATATTATTAGCCGAATTGATGCAGAGTTTCGCCATCTTTATGTCAGCCCTTCTATAGAACTGGCAACAGGTATTCCATCAGAGCAATTTCTTGGCAAGACTGATGCCGAGCTAGGAATGCCGGAAGAAATCTATGGTGTCTGGTATGACAGTTGGCGGCAAGTCTTTGCAACAGGCTCCGAACAGACGATTGAATTTAAGTTTCCGACTTCTTATGGTGGTCGATGGTATCAGTCGCGTATTGTCCCTGAATTTGCTCCTGATGGCTCCGTGGAAACGATACTGAGTATTGCTCGTGATGTGACGGATTACAAACAGGTTGAACAGTCATTACGAGAGAGTGAAGAACGCCTGCGATTGGCACTGAGGGCGGCTCAGATGGTTGTCTGGGATATGGATTTAAAAACCAATCGAGTAGTCTGTTCTGCTAATGCTCTAGACGTTTGGGGTCTTCATGAAGGGACGGGAGAAGAGTTTTTTGCGCTCATTCATCCAGACGATCGACAACAGGTGCTCCAAACGGCGGCAGGGGCAATGGCTGGAGAACAGCCCTACGCACCGGAGTATCGGGTAATTAGTCCAGACGGCGTTGTGCGCTGGATCAACAGTCAGGGGCGAGTCTATCTGGATGAGACGGGGCAAGGAGTTCGCATGATTGGCGTTTCGGTTGATATTACAGAACGCAAACAGATAGAAGCAGAACGCGATCGCCTTTTAAAACGAGAACAGGCAGCCCGACAGTCAGCAGAAACCGAACGCAAGCGGTTGCATCACATCCTGATGCAATTGCCTGCCATGATTGGCATTGTCAAAGGCTCCGATCTTGTGTATGAATTTGCCAATCCAACGCTTCTGCAAGTGGCTGGGCGCACTCCAGACATGATCGGGAAATCAATGCGGCAGGTTTTCCCGGAACTAGAGGGGCAAATTTACGTTGAAGCGGTCAAGCGCGTTTACCAGACAGGAGAACCGTTCGTTCGGCATGAGTCACCGGCTTACTGGGATCGGAACGGCGATGGTGTGTTGGAAGAAGCATTTTTCAACTTCATCTTTCCAGCTTGGCGAGATGCTGAGGGAACGATTCAAGGGGTATTGCTTTATGGTATTGAGGTGACAGCCCAGGTACAGGCTCGGCAACAGATTGACTCACTGCTAGCAGAACTTCAGGACAAGGAGAGACAGCAGCAATTCCTGATCGAATTGAATGACGCGATTCGTGCCATTCAAGACCCCAAGGAAATTATGTGGCAAGTGGTTTGTTCCACAGGGCAACACTTCCAAGTCACTCGCTGTACCTACGGTGAAATTGATTCTACTCAGGAATACGTCATCGTCGATCGCGACTATTGCAATGGTGTCATCAGCATCGTCGGTAGCCATCATATGGATTCATTTGGCCCTGAACTTATTGCTGAGTTGAAGCAGGGCAAAACTATTGTCGTAGATGATGTTGATCGCGATCCTCGGACTGCCGGATCGGGGAGTGCTACCTTTGACGCAATCCAAACTAAATCTCTCCTGTGTGTTCCATTGGTGAAAGAAGGGCGATTTGTTGCAGTGTTAGTGTTGCACCATGTCTCTGTTCGCCACTGGACGGAGGAAGATGTGGTGCTAATGGAGCGAATTGCTCAAAAAACCTGGCTAGCCGTGGAGCGATCGCGCTCAGAGGAGGAATTGCGAGAAAGTGAAGCTCATCTGCAACTCGCTCTGAAGGTTGGACGCATGGGAACGTGGGACTGGGACATGCAGACCGATGCCTTGCTTTGGTCAGAAGGTCACTTCACGATACTAGGGCTAAAACCAAATGAGTGCGAACCGGGCTATAAGGTTTGGGCAAGTCGGGTTCATCCTGATGACCTAGCAGAAGCTGAGGCAAAACTTCAGCAAGCCATAGCTGACATGAAGGAGTATCACCATGAATATCGCCTGCGTTGGTCAGATGGCTCCATTCACTGGGTCGAAGCGAGAGGGCAGCTTACTTATGATAGTCAGGGAAATCCCAAGCATTCGATCGGAGCCGTCATTGATATCACAGAACGCAAGCAAGCGGAACAGGAACGAGAACAACTACTAGAGCGCGAACGCATTGCCCGTTCTCAGGCAGAAGCCGCACAGCACCAATTGGCAACTATTTTTAATACATCCCCGATTGGACTTGCCCTGTTAGATGCCGAGCAGCGATTTATTGCCATCAACGAAGCCTTAGCAGAAATTAATGGATTAACCCGCGAACAACACTTAGGACAATCCATTGCAGAACTTTTTGGCCAGTCCGATCCTCAATTAGTTGAAGTCTTTGATCAGATTTACGCCACAGGGAATCCTTTCATTTCACCAAACTTTGCGGTGAATGTTCCTGGACGCAGCGATCGCCGTCCCGGTTACTACAACGTTTACTATCTTCCGACTGTTAACTCAAATGGTCAGGTAGAAGGGGTTCTAGTCTATGTAGTCGATGTGACTGAGCGCGTCAGATTAGAGCTTGCCCAACACTTTCTCTCTGAGGCAAGTGCCGTGCTTGCCTCCTCCCTCGATTATCAAACGACTCTAGAGCGAGTCGCGCAGCTTACAGTGCCGGAATTAGCGGACTGGTGTACGGTTCACATGATAGAAGAGGATGGTGCGATCGCGCAGATTGCAGTGGCTCACATTGACCCTGCCAAACTGGAATGGGCATATGAAATTAGAGACAAGTATCCTCTGAACCCGGATGACCCTCGCGGTGCTGCATTGACCTTGCGAACGGGGCAATCTGACTTGATACCCGATATTCCCGATGAGTTACTGGTACTCTCAGCGCGTGACGCAGAGCATTTAGAGATTCTGCGGCAGGTTGGATTCAGATCTGTAATGACGGTGCCACTACGAACTCAGGCACGAATTCTAGGGGTCATTTCCTTTATCTGTGCCGAATCTGAACGACAGTACACCCCAGCAGATTTGCAACTAGCAGAGGAATTAGCGCGTCGTGCTTCTTTGGCGATCGACAATGCTCAGTTATACCGGCAGGCTCAACGCGATCGCGCAAAAGCAGAAGCCGCTAACCGGATTAAAGACGAATTTTTAGCCGTATTGTCCCACGAGTTGCGATCGCCCCTCAATCCGATTCTGGGCTGGACAACATTGCTCAGAACTGGGCGACTCGATGCCACAAAAACCCAGCAAGCCCTGGAAACGATCGAACGCAACGCCAAGCTGCAAGCGCAATTAATTGAGGACTTGTTGGATGTTTCCCGCATTCTGCAAGGAAAAATGACGTTAAACGTCGCTCCTGTGAATCTAGCAGCAATGATAGAAGCCGCCCTGGAAACGGTACGACTGGCAGCCGAAGCCAAACACATTCAAATCCAGACTATATTTAATCCGATTTCAGGAACGGTTTCAGGTGATACAAATCGCCTCCAACAGGTCGTCTGGAACCTGCTTTCCAATGCTGTGAAGTTCACCCCAAGTGGAGGACGAATCGAGGTGCAACTAGCGCAAGTTGGTACGTATGCTCAGATTCAAGTCAAAGATACTGGAAAAGGCATCAGTCCAGACTTCTTACCCTACGTGTTTGACTACTTCCGTCAAGAAGATGGCACAACAACCCGACAATTTGGCGGATTGGGATTGGGACTGGCGATCGTCCGTCACTTTACCGAACTGCATGGAGGAACCGTTCAAGCAGACAGCCTAGGACAGAACTTAGGGGCTACATTTACCATCCGGCTACCGTTAAACATCGTAGAGCCGGAACCCACTTCTGATGACAGGCATCCAGAAAGTGCGACAGACTTAGCAGGGGTTTATGTCTTGGTGGTGGATGACGATGCAGATATGCGGGAGTTGGCAGCATTCACCCTAATGCAATCTGGCGCACAAGTTACGACTGCCGCTTCGGCTACACAGGCGTTGACTCTTCTGAATCAATCTGTCCCCGATTTGCTGTTATGTGACATTGGGATGCCAGAGATGGATGGCTATTCCCTGATTCGGCACATTAGAAAGTGGTCACCTGAAAAGGGAGGTATGATTCCTGCGATCGCACTTACTGCCTATGCTGGAGAGATCAATCAGCAGCAAGCCTTAGCTGCCGGATTTCAGGTGCATATCTCCAAGCCTGTCGAACCTGAGGAATTGGTAAAAGCGATCGCCCGTTTGCTTAAACACTGAAGGACTTAGATTTTAGGCAGGTTGTATCTTGATTCCCTCAAAATAACTGACACAATAGGTAAGTAGGCAGGACTCACCACAATGAAAGTTGATCGTACAAACTCCTTGAATCATCGACAAGAGCTTACCATAAATTTTACTCAGGAGTTTTGTGCGGACTGCCAAGTGAGCGGAGCACGATTTGCGGCGATCGTAGATCATATGGCTGAGGCATTCATTTCCATTAATTCACAGTGGCACTGCACCTATGTCAACCGTAAAGCAGAACAGCTTTTAAATAGGAAGCGGCAAGACCTAATCGGCAAAAATATATGGGCAGTATTTTCGGTCGAGCCTACCTCTGAGCTATATCAGCATTGTCATCGAGTAATCGTAACGCAAACTGCAATCGAGTTTGAAGAACACTATCCCTCACTCAACAAGTGGTTGAAAATTCGCGCAATTAAGAGTGAAGATAGCTTACTCCTTTACTTCCAAGATACGACCCAAACATCTCAAGCCGAGCAACAATTGAAAGCCGAAATCGCCAAGTGCCAGCAGGTGGAAGCCACTCTTCAGAAAGAACAGGACTTTTTGAAGGCAATTCTAAACAACGTTCAAGCAGGCATTGTGGCTTGCGATGCAGAGGGCATATTGACTGTATTTAACCAAGCAGCTAAAGATTTTCATGGATTACCTCAACAGCCAGTTCCACCGGAGCAATGGGCTGAGTATTATAACTTGTATTTGTCCGACGGCAAAACACCCATGAATACAGAGGATATTCCCCTGTTCCGGGCATTGCAAGGACAGAACGTTCGTGATGTGGAAATGATGATTGTTCCGCAGCAGGGAACTGCCCGAACGCT contains:
- a CDS encoding M16 family metallopeptidase; the protein is MTSTLFKIAPAPAPTLHKLPNGLTIVAQQMPLEAVNLNIWLNVGSCVESDPINGMAHFLEHMVFKGTPQLKSGEFELLIEQRGAVTNAATSQDYTHYYITSAPKDFAQLAPLQLDVVLNPSIPDDAFERERLVVLEEIRRSEDNPRRRTFQQAMEVAFEQLPYRRPVLGPASVIEQLTAQQMRDFHASNYQPQAMTAAVVGNLPVEELIEIVAEGFSTLGSQTTNNKQQTTSNPEAAFKEIVRREYVDESVQQARLVMVWRVPGLKQLSETYPLDVLAVILGQGRMSRLFRDLREDRHLVSHIGVSNMSQQLQGVFYIGAQLPLENVAEVEAAIAQHIRTLQSELVTEAEMSRVRTQVANRFIFGNESPSDRANLYGYYHSLMGDLEPALTYPARIQCLDAEDLRIAAQQHLSPDAYGVVVVKPA
- a CDS encoding alpha/beta fold hydrolase — translated: MSVIQVNGIDLYYNIQGSSENESLLLIAGFDSDSSTWAAMMRSLVKQYQVLRFDNRGVGQSEAPNSPYSIKQMAADAAALLDYLSISQVHVAGHSMGGQIAQELALAYPEKIQSLILLSCWAKGDEKFNSLIKLFGDLTQKLEGRLYQRVLLPWLFTDAFYSIPGAMEQLITLIENQPFGPTPHGLYHQSRAILDSDTSDRLADIHCPTLVIVGKEDLLTPVRFSEQLAQGMPNAELAILEQGGHAFVVESAATVAKVMLDFLAKHRQRILRMG